The sequence CCCCGTCACCCACCACGGCAGATCGCCGAGGTAGGAGAGACAGATGAGCGCCGCTCCCATGATGGCCTTGTCGGCGATCGGGTCGGCGATCTTCCCGAAGTCGGTGACGAGGTTGTACGTGCGGGCCAGATGGCCGTCGAAGATGTCCGTGATCATGGCGACGGCGAAGGCCGCCCAGGCCCAGGCCCGCCAGACGGGGTCGTAGCCGCCGTCGGCCAGCATCAGTGCCACGAATCCCGGCACGAGCACGAGGCGGAGCATGGTGAGCAGATTGGCGACGTTCCACAGGCTGGCCTGGTTGACGGCCGCGGCGCCCAACTTGCTGCCGCCGAGCGGCGTCTTGGGGGCCTGCGCGCCGGCGGTTCCCGTACCGGAGGGTCCCGGCGCGGAGGCCCTCGTACCTGCGGGTGCCGGATGAGTGGGTCCCGTGGCGGCAGGGGCCGTACCGGCGGTTCCGGCAGCACCGCGGGTGCCGGGCGCACCGGGGCCGCCCGCCGCGGATGCCGGGACTCCGGTCATCTGGCTGCCTCCTCAGTACACACGAGCGAGCCCGGGAGCGGCTCGGCCACCAGGTCGACACCTTCGGTACCGACCACCTTCGCCTCGACCATACGGCCGACGGTCAGTCCTTCGCCGCTCGTGAACAGCACCTGGCCGTCGGTCTCGGGCGCCTGGTGCGCGGCGCGGCCGTACGCGGCCTCGTCCTCGGCGGCCGAGCCGGTGGACTCGACCAGCACCGTCAGGGTCTCGCCGATGCGCTCCTCCGCCCGCTGCGAGACCAGTTCCTCGGCGAGCCGGGACACGCGTGCGAGCCGCTCGGCGACGACGTCCTCGTCCAGCTTGTTCTCGTACGTGGCCGCTTCGGTGCCGTCCTCGTCCGAATACCCGAAGACGCCGATGGCGTCCAGGCGCGCGGCGGTCAGGAAGCGCTCCAGCTCCGCCAGGTCGTCCGCGGTCTCGCCGGGGAAGCCCACGATGAAGTTGGACCGGACACCGGCCTGCGGGGCCTTGGAGCGGATCGTGTCGAGGAGCCCCAGGAACTGCTCGGTGTTCCCGAACCGGCGCATCGCGCGCAGCACACCGGGAGCGGAGTGCTGGAAGGACAGGTCGAAGTAGGGGGCGATGTTCGGCGTGGAGGTCAGCACGTCGATGAGTCCGGGCCGCATCTCGGCGGGCTGCAGGTAGCTGACCCGCACCCGCTCGATGCCCTCGACCTCGGCGAGCTCGGGCAGCAGCGTCTCCAGGAGGCGGATGTCGCCGAGGTCCTTGCCGTACGACGTGTTGTTCTCGGAGACCAGCATGACCTCCTTCACGCCCTGCTCGGCGAGCCAGCGCGTCTCGCCCAGTACGTCACTGGGGCGGCGCGAGATGAAGGAGCCGCGGAAGGACGGGATGGCGCAGAAGGAGCAGCGCCGGTCGCAGCCGGAGGCCAGCTTCACGGAGGCCACCGGGGAGCCGTCCAGCCGCCGGCGCAGGGGCGCACGGGGGCCCGAGTCGGGGGCGAGTCCTTCGGGAAGGTCGACAGGGCCGTGGCCCGGAAGGGCGACCGCCGCTCCGGCGTCCTGCCGCTCGGCGGGGCTGATCGGCAGCAGCTTGCGCCGGTCGCGCGGGGTGTGGGCGGCGTGGATCCCGCCGTTCAGGATGGTCTGGAGCCGGTCGGAGATGTCGGCGTAGTCGTCGAAGCCGAGCACGCCGTCGGCCTCGGGCAGGGCTTCGGCCAGTTCCTTGCCGTACCTCTCGGCCATGCAGCCGACGGCGACGACCGCCTGGGTTCTGCCATGACCCTTGAGGTCATTGGCTTCCAGGAGGGCGTCGACGGAGTCCTTCTTGGCGGCCTCGACGAAGCCACAGGTGTTGACGACGGCGACGTCCGCGTTCTCGGCGTCCTCCACGAGGTGCCAGCCGTCCGCCTCCAAGCGGCCTGCGAGCTCCTCCGAGTCCACCTCGTTACGGGCGCAGCCAAGAGTGACGAGTGCGACGGTACGGCGTTCAGGCATGGGCTCAAGACTACTTCGTCCCACCGACAGCCCATGTCGACGGGGTTGGCCGATCCTGGCCAACCCCGTTCCCGCCTGCCCGGGAGGCCGGGCGGATCATGAACTCGC is a genomic window of Streptomyces sp. NBC_00414 containing:
- the pgsA gene encoding CDP-diacylglycerol--glycerol-3-phosphate 3-phosphatidyltransferase translates to MTGVPASAAGGPGAPGTRGAAGTAGTAPAATGPTHPAPAGTRASAPGPSGTGTAGAQAPKTPLGGSKLGAAAVNQASLWNVANLLTMLRLVLVPGFVALMLADGGYDPVWRAWAWAAFAVAMITDIFDGHLARTYNLVTDFGKIADPIADKAIMGAALICLSYLGDLPWWVTGVILGRELGITLLRFLVIRYGVIPASRGGKLKTLTQGVAVGMYVLALTGPLATLRFWVMAVAVALTVVTGADYVRQAIVLRREGLAERKAAAEEAEA
- the rimO gene encoding 30S ribosomal protein S12 methylthiotransferase RimO, which codes for MPERRTVALVTLGCARNEVDSEELAGRLEADGWHLVEDAENADVAVVNTCGFVEAAKKDSVDALLEANDLKGHGRTQAVVAVGCMAERYGKELAEALPEADGVLGFDDYADISDRLQTILNGGIHAAHTPRDRRKLLPISPAERQDAGAAVALPGHGPVDLPEGLAPDSGPRAPLRRRLDGSPVASVKLASGCDRRCSFCAIPSFRGSFISRRPSDVLGETRWLAEQGVKEVMLVSENNTSYGKDLGDIRLLETLLPELAEVEGIERVRVSYLQPAEMRPGLIDVLTSTPNIAPYFDLSFQHSAPGVLRAMRRFGNTEQFLGLLDTIRSKAPQAGVRSNFIVGFPGETADDLAELERFLTAARLDAIGVFGYSDEDGTEAATYENKLDEDVVAERLARVSRLAEELVSQRAEERIGETLTVLVESTGSAAEDEAAYGRAAHQAPETDGQVLFTSGEGLTVGRMVEAKVVGTEGVDLVAEPLPGSLVCTEEAAR